From Aerosticca soli, a single genomic window includes:
- a CDS encoding HdeD family acid-resistance protein, producing the protein MNAVFGQLGRHWWVFVLYGVVAVIFGVFAMLRPLAAAIGLAWACGVMALAETVISVFALFDRQAGVSKGWLVLYAIASLIFGLLAVSNPFATAGALLMLLAAWLLVSGVYRIVFAIRVRKEIEGEWLVALSGVLAIVLGVLFVLSPLAGLLVTAIWIGAASLVYGILQIVAGFKLRQLRQSL; encoded by the coding sequence ATGAATGCAGTGTTCGGGCAACTGGGTCGTCACTGGTGGGTTTTCGTGCTCTACGGAGTGGTCGCCGTGATCTTCGGCGTGTTCGCCATGCTGCGGCCGCTGGCCGCGGCCATCGGCCTGGCCTGGGCCTGCGGCGTGATGGCGCTGGCCGAAACGGTGATCAGCGTGTTCGCGCTGTTCGACCGTCAGGCCGGCGTCTCCAAGGGCTGGCTGGTGCTCTACGCGATCGCCTCGTTGATCTTCGGCCTGCTCGCGGTGAGCAATCCCTTCGCCACGGCCGGCGCGCTCCTGATGCTGCTCGCGGCGTGGCTGCTGGTCAGCGGCGTGTACCGCATCGTCTTCGCCATCCGCGTGCGCAAGGAGATCGAGGGCGAATGGCTGGTGGCGCTGAGCGGCGTGCTGGCGATCGTGCTCGGCGTGCTGTTCGTGCTGAGTCCGCTGGCGGGCCTTCTGGTGACGGCGATCTGGATCGGCGCGGCCTCGCTGGTCTACGGCATCCTGCAGATCGTCGCCGGCTTCAAGCTGCGCCAGCTGCGCCAGTCGCTTTGA
- a CDS encoding endonuclease/exonuclease/phosphatase family protein, with protein MAALAPVARACEALRVMSFNVRVPVASDGPNRWEARRELFVRTIATARPDLLGTQELHQQQADAILARLPAYAWFGLDRRGGHTDEHMGLFYRGERLRVLDSGNFWLSDTPDVPGSISWGHPYPRMVTWGLFEDRACGRRFYAFNTHLPYRDEDEAARVKGAQAILARLAALPPDVPVVLTGDLNAEPDSPTYAHLAGNLRDARAIASRVEGPEKTFHDFTGVPNRRIDYIFVRGFRVDRYATLTGHEGARYPSDHFPVMAELRWP; from the coding sequence ATGGCCGCCCTCGCCCCGGTCGCCCGAGCTTGCGAGGCGCTGCGGGTGATGAGCTTCAACGTGCGCGTGCCGGTGGCCAGCGACGGGCCCAACCGCTGGGAAGCGCGCCGCGAGCTCTTCGTCCGCACCATCGCCACGGCCCGCCCCGACCTGCTCGGCACGCAGGAACTGCATCAGCAACAAGCCGACGCCATCCTGGCCCGGCTGCCCGCGTACGCCTGGTTCGGCCTCGACCGCCGCGGCGGCCACACCGACGAGCACATGGGCCTGTTCTACCGTGGCGAGCGGCTACGCGTGCTCGACAGCGGCAACTTCTGGCTCTCGGACACGCCCGACGTGCCCGGCAGCATCAGCTGGGGGCATCCCTATCCGCGCATGGTCACCTGGGGGCTCTTCGAGGATCGTGCCTGCGGTCGGCGCTTCTACGCCTTCAATACCCACCTGCCCTACCGCGACGAGGACGAAGCGGCCCGGGTCAAGGGCGCACAGGCCATCCTGGCACGTCTGGCCGCGCTGCCGCCCGACGTGCCGGTGGTGCTCACCGGCGACCTGAACGCCGAACCGGACAGCCCGACCTACGCGCATCTCGCTGGCAACTTGCGCGATGCGCGGGCGATCGCATCCCGGGTCGAGGGCCCGGAAAAGACCTTCCACGATTTCACCGGCGTGCCGAACCGACGCATCGACTACATCTTCGTGCGTGGCTTCCGCGTCGACCGCTACGCCACCCTCACCGGGCACGAGGGGGCGCGCTACCCTTCCGATCACTTTCCGGTCATGGCCGAACTGCGCTGGCCCTGA
- a CDS encoding NrdJb yields MAIKIDKKIKGYAVVKPEDKAAPAAPAAAPRPATAEVIQMHENLERPEQLVGSTFKIKSPLFEHALYVTINDIVLNPGTPHEQRRPFEIFINSKNMDHFQWIVALTRIISAVFRKGGDVTFLVEEMKAVFDPRGGYFKAGGVYMPSIVAEIGAVIERHLKNIGLIHDPELDESTRKLIAEKRAAYVAAGEASSAQAAEAGAFPPGAMLCSKCNTQALVLLDGCQTCLNCGYSKCG; encoded by the coding sequence ATGGCGATCAAGATCGACAAGAAGATCAAGGGCTACGCCGTCGTCAAGCCCGAAGACAAGGCGGCGCCCGCCGCACCCGCCGCCGCACCGCGCCCGGCGACGGCGGAAGTGATCCAGATGCACGAGAACCTGGAGCGGCCCGAGCAGCTCGTCGGTTCCACCTTCAAGATCAAATCCCCGCTGTTCGAGCACGCGCTGTACGTCACCATCAACGACATCGTGCTCAATCCCGGCACGCCGCACGAGCAGCGGCGGCCCTTCGAGATCTTCATCAACTCGAAGAACATGGACCATTTCCAGTGGATCGTCGCGCTCACCCGGATCATTTCCGCGGTGTTCCGCAAGGGCGGCGACGTCACCTTCCTGGTCGAGGAGATGAAGGCGGTGTTCGATCCGCGCGGCGGCTACTTCAAGGCTGGCGGCGTCTACATGCCGAGCATCGTCGCCGAGATCGGCGCGGTGATCGAGCGGCACCTGAAGAACATCGGCCTGATCCACGACCCGGAGCTGGACGAATCCACCCGCAAACTGATCGCCGAGAAGCGCGCCGCCTATGTCGCCGCCGGCGAGGCCTCGTCGGCCCAGGCCGCCGAGGCGGGCGCTTTCCCGCCCGGGGCCATGCTGTGCAGCAAGTGCAACACCCAGGCGCTGGTGCTGCTGGACGGTTGCCAGACCTGCCTCAACTGCGGTTACAGCAAGTGCGGCTGA